The stretch of DNA ACTTGTCTGCCGGGTCGCCGGATAACGGGACCGTCAACACCGCGCCGACCAGCAAAGCCGACGCAGTCATCCCCTTCCGCGTCCACGTGCCGGACGCGGACCTTGCCGACCTGAAGCGGCGCCTCGCGGCGACCCGCTGGCCTGACAAGGAGACGGTCGCCGATCAGTCGCAGGGCGCACAGCTCGCAAAGCTCCAGGAACTCGTCCGCTATTGGGGCAGCGATTACGATTGGCGAAAGGCGGAGGCGAAATTGAACGCCTTCGCGCAGTTCAAGACGACCATCGACGGTGTGGACATCCACTTCATCCACGTCCGCTCGCGCCACCCGAACGCGATGCCGCTGATCGTCACCCACGGTTGGCCCGGCTCGATCTTCGAGCAGATCAAGATCATCGGTCCGCTCACCGACCCAACCGCGTTCGGCAGCCGGGCCGAGGACGCCTTCGACGTGATAATTCCATCCCTGCCGGGCTACGGCTTCTCGTCTCGACCGACCGAGACCGGATGGAGCGTGGAGCGCATCGGTCGTGCTTGGGACGTGCTGATGAACCGGCTGGGGTATACGCGCTATGTCGCCCAGGGCGGCGATTGGGGAGCGGGCGTCGTCGAGGCGATGGCGCGGCAGGCGCCGACGGGACTGCTCGGGATCCATACCAACCTGCCGGCGGTGTTCCCGCCCGACGCTGCCGAGGCGATCGCTACCGGCGGGCCCGCGCCTGCGGGATTGGCCGCGAAGGAGCGCGCAGAATTCGATGCAATGCAGGGGTTTATCAAGAACGGGGGCTGGGGTTACCTGACGATGATGAGCGCGCGACCGCAGGCCGTCGGCTACGGCTTGACGGACTCCCCCGCCGGCCTGGCGGGATGGATGCTCGTGCACGGCGGGTTCGGAAAGTGGACGTACGGCAAGGATCCCGAACAGCGGCCAACACGGGACGAGGTGCTGGACAACTTCTCGATGCACTGGCTGACCAACACCGTATCCTCCGGGGCGAGGCTCTACTGGGAGAACCGCGACCAAAACCTCATCAGCGCGGCCGCGCAAGAGACCGATAAAATCACGATCCCGGTGGCGATTACGACCTTCCCGGACGACGATCTCTTTCGAGCACCGGAGACGTGGGCGCGCCGCGCCTTCCCGAGCTTGACCTACTTCCACGACGCCGAAAGGGGCGGCCACTTCCCCGCCTGGGAGGAGCCGATGATTTTCACCCGCGAGCTCAGGGCAGCGTTCAAGCCGCTGCGTGAACTGAATTGAGACGAGTGCGGGGCGGATTGCTTGCCGCCCCGCACTCTCCCGAGAGGCAGTCCGAACATAAAACCAGAGGAGAATTCAATGACAACGCACACTGAGACGCCTGTCACTGTCGCGGCTGGCACGTCGCCCGCCACAAGCGGCGCAGCCCAGAGCGCGAGCCAGATCATCGGCGCCCCACCAGGAGGAGGATCCATGTCAGCGCAGACTACTAATCTGTTCCTCCTCGAGGATCTCGAGGTCGTCAGTAGGACGAGAAAGCTCGCGGAAAAAGATCTAAATGCGCTTCATGCCGTCGCGGACTGGATCACGACTTTCGTGGGCAGGCCTCACAAGGATCTCGGCCGCGCTGGGCCCGTATGTCCCTTCGTGCCTCCGGCCTGGGAACGAAAGACACTATGGCTCGCTCCTGAGCGGATCGCCGACCTGAGCGTGCTCGACGTTGTTCAGCGCATAAACGTCTACAAGAAACTGTTCCTGGACGCTCAGCCCGTTGACGGCGACGACGCGAACCACAAATCGATCGTCGTCGTTTTCACCGATTTGTCGGCGGATCGTTCAAGGGACCTCTTTGACGACGTCCTACGGCATCTTGGAGTTCCATCTTATGTGGAGGATGGACTGGTGCTGGGAGGGTTCCACGAAACCAACGAGGGATCTGCGCTCTACAACCCCGACTTTCGGCCATTCAAAGCGCCCGTGCCTTTTTCTGCTGATGAGACACACGGTCATCAGCGACTGGAAGTTCTTCTTGGACCAGGAGGACTGGCTCAACTTTTGGGCGCGTCGTTATGGTGAGTCCGCAGTCACGGCTCTTGCCGAGGAACTACGCCGCTTGCCGTGGCGAGCTAGGCTCGACTAGTTCGAAAGACGCGTTCCCGACGGTGGTCTGGAAACCGGCCACCAACCACGTCCCCGACGCAAACGTTGCCGACCAAAGCGGCGCCTCGCGGAGACCCGCTGGCCCGATAAGGTCCTGCACTCATCAACGAAAGACAATGCCATGACTTTCATCAAGACGCTTTCCGCAGCCGCGGCTGTCACCTTGCTCGCCACCAGCGCCCTCGCCCAGAGCGCGAGGGAGATCCGCGGCGCTTCACCCTATGTTGCCATCGAGAACGAGCCCGAGCCCAGGCTGATCGTGGATCCGCCGCTTGCCGAAGGCCTGGCCCAGGGCGTCTTCTGGGCTCAATACCGGGTCGAGAATCTGCACATCGCTCCGGTGTTCGGGGCAGGCGCCCTCCACGTATCTCCGCGCCTCGGGCATCTGCACATCATTGTCGACGACCTGCCCTGGTGGTGGGCGGATGCGAGTGACAACAACACAGTCGACATAGCCGGGCTGCCGCCTGGTTCTCACAAGGTGACCATCTCATTGGTCGACGCTAATCACAACGTTATCCCCGGACAGGTTGTGACGGTGCCGTTCACCGTGCCCGAGTCGGCGAACCTGACTCATAAGCATCAGAGGTGACGTGCAGCATCTCGAGGCGGAAACAGGACGCTGCATGGCAGCGGATTGCCTCCCGGGCCGCCATGGACTGGTTCCGGTTTCCGCGTGATTGCCGTCGGCTGATTGTCGCGGCGACAGAAATCTTCGGGAGGCAAGCCCATGGCTGAAAACTGGATGGAATGAGCGTCTCTGGCTTCAAGGGGATCCCGAATGGATCCCCGCTGGAAATCATCAGCAACCAACTTCTCAGATCTGCAGCACGAAAGCTTTTAAGCCAGGACACCAACTGCAATCAGAGGACGAAAGGAGATTAAATTGCTCGACTGGAAGAAGAAAATCCATGATGTGAATGAGCGACTCAAGGAGCTATCCGCGCCTACGCCCGATACACTGCGGGGCGCGGCGCTGATGGCCGGGGCCGGAGCGAAAACCAATCATCCCGATGCCAAGACGCGTGAACTGATTGCTTTAGCAGTTGCGGTGACGACGCGCTGCGACGGTTGCATCGCCTTTCATTCGGCCGAAGCCGTGAAACTCGGCGTAAGCGACGAAGAGATCGCAAAAGCACTGGGCGTAGCGATCAACCTCAATGCCGGCGCGGCCATGGTCTACAGCAGCCATGTGCTGGACGCCGTCAGCAGCCTCAAAGCCTAACCCCAAGAAAGGAACGTAGAATGCTTAACGGCAAGACAGCACTTATCACCGGTGGGACCTCGGGCATTGGTCTCGCGACCGCCAAGCTCCTGCACCAAAACGGCGCGCGCGTTGCGATTAGCGGCCGCGATCGGGCCGCCCTTGAGCGGGCGCGGGAGACCATCGGGGAGAATGTCCTACTACTGCAGGCAGATGTGCTTTCCCGAGGCGCCTTGCAGAAGATGGCCACTGACGTTCAACAGGCCTTCGGCGCACTCGACGTCTTCTTTGCAAACGCGGGCGTCGCTTATGTAACGCCTCTGTCAACTACCGACGAAGCTCAATACGACCGTCTCATGGATACGAACGTCAAGTCCGTGTTCTTTTCCATCCAGGCGGTGGAGCCTATCATGAAGGAGGGGGGCTCGATCATCCTGAATACAGCCTGGCTCAACCATGTCGGCGTGCCTGGTCGAGCGATGCTTTCAGCATCGAAGGCGGCTGTGCGATCCCTCGCCCGCACGCTGTCGGCGGAATTGCTCAACCGGCGCATCCGCGTGAACGCCGTCAGTCCGGGCCTCATAGAGACGCCCATTCTTCGCGGCGTAGGCCAATCGGAGCATCCTGGGCAGACCGATGAGGAGTTTCGTGACTACCTCGCTGACGCAAGTAAATTGATTCCGATCGGGCGGCTTGGACAGCCCGAAGAAGTCGCTGCCGCCGTGTTGTTCCTTGCCAGCGACGCATCCAGCTACATGCTCGGATCCGAATTGGTCGTCGACGGTGGGTTCGGCGAACTTTGAATGCAACTGCAGCCGGGGGCTTCGCCCTCGGTTTTTTCGCAGGTCAAATTCCTTCGAAGTTGCAGGTACTCACTAGGGAATTCTTTGACTTGCAGCTCAAATGGCTTACAAAAATTCTCGACGATGCAGTGGCGGCCGGTGAAGTGCCACCTAGCAGTGATACCCCGCAAAAAGCCTACCTCCTTTTGAGTTTAATGGAAGGCTTCAGCTTCATCGATTGGGCGATGCAGGACGGGCGTCGCCTCGATACGCCCGCCCTTTCGCAACTTGCCCGGCTGCCTCTGCTGTCCCAATAGAGTGACAACTCGTTGCTTGATCCGCCGACCGTTCCGAAGGACGTCGCAACGGCGCTCCGACGCGGTGATCCGGCTCCGGCTGTCGCACGGCGACGGAAGGCCGCTTAGATTCGCTTAGGAACTTCTATACAAGGAGCACGGGCTGCTCCCGCCATGATGGTTACACGCCACCAGATCGCGATAAAAGCGTGCTCGCTGCAACAATAAGATATCTTCGGAGGAAGTCGGACGAATGCTGAATAGAAGCCAGTTATCGGACCTCTCGATTTTCCTACTGATTGTCCAGCATCGCAGCTTTCGAAAGGCCGCCGATCATCTGGACGTGACGGTGTCGGCACTCAGCCATCGCATGAAGTCCCTCGAGGAACGACTGGGCGTCCGCCTTCTCAACCGCACAAGCCGCAGTGTCGCCCCGACCGCTGCGGGGGAGGCGCTCGCCGAAAAAATAGCCGCGGGTCTTGACCTCATCAATTCAGGCCTGGAAGAGCTGCAGGCGCAATCCGAGGGAGTAGTCGGAAGTGTCCGCGTCAATGTTCTGCGCGATGCGGTGCCTCTGCTTTTGAGCCCGGCACTGCCAATTTTCGCACAAAGATATCCGAACATCGAACTAGAAATCGCCGTCGACGACCATTTCGTCGACGTTACGGGGGAAGGCTTTGATGCCGGGCTTCGCTACAGCGGCACGATCCCGGAGGACATGATCGCGATGCCGTTGACTTCGCCCTTGCAATGGATTGCCGTCGGATCACCGGACTATTTCGCTCGTCATGGCCGACCTGTGGTTCCGGAGGATCTGAACAGGCACAGATGCATTCGCATCCGAACCGGACGTGGCCAGATCTATCACTGGGAATTCGAGCGCGGCGAGGATCGTCGCCAAATCGAGGTACCAGGGTCGATCATTTCCGGCGCAACCGACCTCGCCGTCGGTGCGGCGATCAACGGCGCTGGCCTCGCCTATTGCCTGGAAAGGCTGGTTCGTCCTCACCTTCAGGCAGGACGCCTCGAAATCGCGCTGCCGGAATGGTCATCGGTCGGCCCTCCCCTTTCGATCTATTACTCCAGCCGGCGCCAGCTCCCCTTCGGCATCAGCGCACTCATCCAGACAATTCGGGAAAGCGAGCGGCTAGCATAGCTGCATCACCATCATTGAACTAGGCTCAACGATCCGTTGAT from Rhizobium sp. 007 encodes:
- a CDS encoding epoxide hydrolase family protein yields the protein MRKEIIAAAFAALSSSAVFAHAEHLSAGSPDNGTVNTAPTSKADAVIPFRVHVPDADLADLKRRLAATRWPDKETVADQSQGAQLAKLQELVRYWGSDYDWRKAEAKLNAFAQFKTTIDGVDIHFIHVRSRHPNAMPLIVTHGWPGSIFEQIKIIGPLTDPTAFGSRAEDAFDVIIPSLPGYGFSSRPTETGWSVERIGRAWDVLMNRLGYTRYVAQGGDWGAGVVEAMARQAPTGLLGIHTNLPAVFPPDAAEAIATGGPAPAGLAAKERAEFDAMQGFIKNGGWGYLTMMSARPQAVGYGLTDSPAGLAGWMLVHGGFGKWTYGKDPEQRPTRDEVLDNFSMHWLTNTVSSGARLYWENRDQNLISAAAQETDKITIPVAITTFPDDDLFRAPETWARRAFPSLTYFHDAERGGHFPAWEEPMIFTRELRAAFKPLRELN
- a CDS encoding DUF6875 domain-containing protein → MTTHTETPVTVAAGTSPATSGAAQSASQIIGAPPGGGSMSAQTTNLFLLEDLEVVSRTRKLAEKDLNALHAVADWITTFVGRPHKDLGRAGPVCPFVPPAWERKTLWLAPERIADLSVLDVVQRINVYKKLFLDAQPVDGDDANHKSIVVVFTDLSADRSRDLFDDVLRHLGVPSYVEDGLVLGGFHETNEGSALYNPDFRPFKAPVPFSADETHGHQRLEVLLGPGGLAQLLGASLW
- a CDS encoding DUF6130 family protein, with product MTFIKTLSAAAAVTLLATSALAQSAREIRGASPYVAIENEPEPRLIVDPPLAEGLAQGVFWAQYRVENLHIAPVFGAGALHVSPRLGHLHIIVDDLPWWWADASDNNTVDIAGLPPGSHKVTISLVDANHNVIPGQVVTVPFTVPESANLTHKHQR
- a CDS encoding carboxymuconolactone decarboxylase family protein encodes the protein MLDWKKKIHDVNERLKELSAPTPDTLRGAALMAGAGAKTNHPDAKTRELIALAVAVTTRCDGCIAFHSAEAVKLGVSDEEIAKALGVAINLNAGAAMVYSSHVLDAVSSLKA
- a CDS encoding SDR family oxidoreductase, whose translation is MLNGKTALITGGTSGIGLATAKLLHQNGARVAISGRDRAALERARETIGENVLLLQADVLSRGALQKMATDVQQAFGALDVFFANAGVAYVTPLSTTDEAQYDRLMDTNVKSVFFSIQAVEPIMKEGGSIILNTAWLNHVGVPGRAMLSASKAAVRSLARTLSAELLNRRIRVNAVSPGLIETPILRGVGQSEHPGQTDEEFRDYLADASKLIPIGRLGQPEEVAAAVLFLASDASSYMLGSELVVDGGFGEL
- a CDS encoding LysR family transcriptional regulator, whose amino-acid sequence is MLNRSQLSDLSIFLLIVQHRSFRKAADHLDVTVSALSHRMKSLEERLGVRLLNRTSRSVAPTAAGEALAEKIAAGLDLINSGLEELQAQSEGVVGSVRVNVLRDAVPLLLSPALPIFAQRYPNIELEIAVDDHFVDVTGEGFDAGLRYSGTIPEDMIAMPLTSPLQWIAVGSPDYFARHGRPVVPEDLNRHRCIRIRTGRGQIYHWEFERGEDRRQIEVPGSIISGATDLAVGAAINGAGLAYCLERLVRPHLQAGRLEIALPEWSSVGPPLSIYYSSRRQLPFGISALIQTIRESERLA